The Desulfuromonas versatilis genome has a segment encoding these proteins:
- a CDS encoding CheR family methyltransferase, translated as MAIGASAGSQEALEQLFTAMPADCNLAFVVIMPLSSALPSLLPETLGRFSCMEVVVAEEGMALRPNTVHVNLAASELVLSGGSFRQATPDEGSGATAQPINRFFNSLAADLGEHCIAVLLSGQEADGAEGARAVKAAGGSVLVQEPSSAIHPALPQAVVATGAADLVLPAGQMAEKIAAMAREACSLSPQACRMTTHEEDLAAVFSLVKTRTGHDFSSYKRSTVMRRIERRMAVKDVAGMKKYLALLQSSEQEPQALGQEILIGVTSFFRDPEAFETLRREIIPALFANRSADDPVRIWHACCATGEEVYSTAILIREYLSEQRSDAKVQLFATDIDQSAIAHARAGLYSEDIEAAVGKERLDRFFTRVGSRWQVEKTLREMVVFAHHSLIKDPPFSRLDLLVCRNFLIYLNPDMQQRLISLFHLALKPGGCLFLGAAETVGRLSETFSPIDKKWKIFKRLEGNRGEIASFPFLAPVLTFPKPWLPPRVTVAGGKTPAQLADKILRERYFPPCIVVSANYEVVHISAQGNRYLEVPEGEPTRDILKMAPPELRAPLRAAIYKAFSERKPVAFRGVRVSLHGHEAAVNLQVEPLVVPPAEGDLAMVVLEPAPAAASHPGPLSITDAPAGDEATKDLLIAQLEEQLRITQEQLQAVAEQLETSHEGFMAANEELMSINEEYQSANEELQSTNEELETSKEELQALNEQLVTVNTELQDKVEELDRANSDMENLFKSAEIATIFLDRQFTIRRFSPAMAELFDLIPSDIGRPFRHLAGSIDWSELREDAGEVLETLAPVEREVADREELRHFLMRVLPYRTSEGRVDGVAVTLVDITERKLSELNLQKMDKQRQLALDAARMGWWHYDPSTQIASWDERYKDIFEVSGYQRPNEEILARIHPADLPGVWAKVEAALDPANPQPYQAEYRIRLPDGSLRWVKAHGIASFEGTGQERRATSFVGTVADITARKLAEERIRSTALFPEENPWPVLRVTVDGILLYANRASGALLNQLQCSIGGAIPEFMRRELAAALEKGEHRKLEIRCGERDLSFALVPIAERGYVNLYGHDVTERNRAEAALRHGRELLSEAESLSHTGAWEYDLSTGRWTFSEEWLKIHGCPKQGLTMDELMNIAHPEDQAAIARAFEGVRNGVAPYDLEHRILRRSDGAVRTVHARGRFECDADGKVFRVYGFAQDITERKKLETQYLHAQKMESVGRLAGGVAHDFNNILTAISGFAHVTLRKMPAELPLRSNLEQILLATDRAASLTRELLLFSRKQPSERRTLDLNEILGKVEAFLQRTLGTDIDLRTLPHASPLPVLADSHQLQQVLMNLAVNARDAMPQGGTLTMQAKTVELDEQSALAHGQAKPGAYALLRVSDTGTGMDQATLKQIFEPFFTSKGVGKGTGLGLAVAYGIIKQHEGFITADSKPGQGSSFHIYLPLTTPAAASTETPEPAEEEIPGGTETLLLAEDDELVRELVTRVLEDAGYQVIPAVDGRDALQKFEEYADAIQLLLFDLVMPNMNGAEASEQIRRGRPELKVIFASGYAPEQVQQQAAIAPGSHFIFKPVAPLELLQKVRSVLDGDT; from the coding sequence GTGGCCATCGGAGCTTCGGCAGGAAGCCAGGAGGCGCTGGAGCAGCTTTTCACCGCCATGCCCGCCGACTGCAACCTGGCCTTCGTGGTGATCATGCCCTTGTCCTCCGCCCTGCCCTCGCTCCTGCCCGAAACGCTCGGCCGCTTCTCCTGCATGGAGGTGGTGGTTGCCGAAGAGGGAATGGCCCTTCGGCCCAACACCGTCCATGTGAACCTGGCCGCCAGCGAGCTGGTGCTTAGCGGGGGCAGCTTCCGGCAAGCGACGCCTGACGAGGGGAGCGGAGCGACCGCCCAACCCATCAACCGGTTTTTCAACTCTCTGGCGGCAGATCTGGGAGAGCACTGCATAGCGGTGCTCCTCTCCGGCCAGGAAGCCGACGGGGCCGAGGGCGCCAGGGCCGTCAAAGCGGCAGGCGGATCGGTTCTTGTCCAGGAGCCGAGCTCGGCCATTCATCCAGCCCTGCCCCAAGCCGTCGTCGCTACCGGGGCGGCCGACCTGGTACTGCCTGCCGGGCAGATGGCAGAGAAAATCGCCGCCATGGCCCGCGAAGCCTGCAGCCTTTCTCCCCAGGCCTGCCGCATGACCACCCACGAGGAGGACCTCGCGGCCGTCTTTTCCCTGGTCAAAACCAGAACGGGACACGATTTCAGCTCCTACAAGCGCAGCACCGTCATGCGCCGGATCGAACGGCGGATGGCGGTGAAGGATGTAGCGGGGATGAAGAAATACCTGGCCCTGCTGCAGAGCAGCGAGCAGGAGCCGCAGGCCCTGGGCCAGGAGATCCTCATCGGGGTCACCAGCTTTTTCCGCGATCCGGAGGCGTTCGAGACCCTGCGCCGGGAGATCATTCCGGCGCTTTTCGCGAACCGGTCCGCCGATGACCCGGTGCGCATCTGGCACGCCTGCTGCGCCACCGGCGAAGAGGTTTACTCGACGGCCATCCTGATCCGCGAATACCTCAGCGAACAGCGAAGCGATGCCAAGGTGCAGCTCTTCGCCACCGACATCGACCAGAGCGCCATCGCCCACGCAAGGGCCGGGCTTTATTCCGAGGACATCGAGGCGGCGGTGGGCAAGGAGCGGCTCGATAGGTTCTTCACCCGGGTCGGCAGCCGCTGGCAGGTGGAGAAAACTCTTCGGGAGATGGTGGTCTTCGCCCACCACAGCCTGATCAAGGATCCCCCCTTCTCGCGGCTCGACCTGCTGGTCTGCCGCAATTTCCTCATCTACCTCAACCCCGACATGCAGCAGCGGCTGATCTCCCTCTTCCACCTGGCACTGAAGCCCGGAGGCTGCCTGTTCCTGGGCGCCGCGGAGACCGTGGGGCGGCTTTCGGAGACCTTCTCCCCCATCGACAAGAAGTGGAAGATCTTCAAACGCCTGGAGGGCAATCGAGGTGAAATTGCATCCTTCCCCTTCCTGGCACCGGTTCTCACCTTCCCCAAGCCGTGGCTGCCGCCGCGGGTGACCGTGGCCGGCGGCAAGACCCCCGCCCAGCTGGCGGACAAGATCCTCAGGGAACGCTACTTTCCACCGTGCATCGTGGTGAGTGCAAACTACGAGGTGGTCCACATATCCGCCCAGGGAAACCGTTATCTCGAGGTGCCCGAGGGAGAACCGACCCGGGACATCCTCAAGATGGCCCCGCCGGAGCTGCGCGCCCCCCTGCGGGCGGCGATCTACAAGGCCTTCTCCGAGCGCAAGCCCGTTGCTTTTCGCGGGGTAAGGGTGTCCCTGCACGGGCACGAGGCAGCGGTCAACCTGCAGGTTGAACCGCTTGTCGTGCCGCCCGCCGAGGGGGATCTGGCCATGGTGGTCCTCGAGCCGGCGCCCGCCGCGGCGTCGCATCCGGGGCCGCTTTCCATAACGGATGCGCCCGCCGGCGACGAGGCGACCAAGGACCTGCTGATCGCCCAGCTGGAAGAGCAGCTGCGCATCACCCAGGAGCAGCTTCAGGCGGTGGCCGAACAGCTTGAAACCTCGCACGAGGGGTTCATGGCCGCCAACGAAGAGCTGATGTCGATCAACGAGGAGTACCAGTCGGCCAACGAGGAGCTGCAGTCGACCAACGAGGAACTGGAGACCTCCAAGGAAGAGCTCCAGGCCCTGAACGAACAACTGGTCACGGTCAATACCGAGCTGCAGGACAAGGTGGAGGAGCTCGACCGGGCCAACAGCGACATGGAGAACCTGTTCAAGAGCGCCGAGATCGCCACCATTTTTCTCGACCGCCAGTTCACCATCCGCCGCTTTTCCCCGGCCATGGCAGAACTCTTTGACCTGATCCCCAGCGACATCGGCAGGCCCTTCCGCCACCTGGCGGGCAGCATCGACTGGTCCGAGCTTAGGGAAGACGCCGGCGAAGTTCTGGAAACCCTCGCCCCGGTGGAGCGGGAGGTGGCCGACCGGGAGGAACTCCGGCATTTCCTGATGCGGGTCCTGCCTTACCGCACCTCCGAAGGCAGAGTCGACGGTGTCGCCGTCACCCTCGTCGACATTACCGAGCGCAAGCTGTCCGAACTAAACCTGCAGAAGATGGACAAACAGCGACAACTTGCCCTGGATGCCGCCCGCATGGGCTGGTGGCATTATGACCCGAGCACCCAGATCGCCTCGTGGGACGAGCGCTACAAGGACATTTTCGAAGTCAGCGGCTACCAGCGCCCCAACGAGGAGATCCTCGCCCGCATTCACCCTGCGGACCTGCCCGGGGTCTGGGCCAAGGTCGAGGCGGCCCTGGATCCGGCAAACCCGCAGCCCTACCAGGCGGAGTACCGCATCAGGCTCCCCGACGGCTCCCTGCGCTGGGTCAAGGCCCACGGCATCGCCTCCTTCGAGGGGACGGGGCAAGAGCGGCGGGCGACGAGCTTTGTCGGGACCGTCGCCGATATCACCGCGCGCAAACTGGCCGAGGAGCGGATCAGGAGCACCGCCCTGTTCCCCGAGGAGAACCCCTGGCCGGTCCTCCGCGTCACCGTGGATGGAATCCTGCTCTACGCCAACCGGGCCTCCGGGGCCTTGCTGAACCAGCTGCAATGCAGCATCGGCGGGGCGATTCCCGAATTCATGCGCCGGGAGCTGGCGGCAGCCCTGGAAAAGGGTGAGCACCGGAAGCTGGAGATCCGCTGCGGGGAGAGAGATCTCTCCTTCGCCCTGGTACCGATCGCCGAGCGCGGCTACGTCAATCTCTACGGCCACGACGTCACCGAGCGCAACCGGGCCGAAGCGGCCCTGCGCCATGGCCGGGAGCTGTTGTCCGAAGCCGAATCCCTCTCGCACACCGGGGCTTGGGAATATGACCTTTCGACAGGCCGGTGGACGTTCTCGGAGGAGTGGCTGAAGATCCACGGCTGCCCGAAGCAGGGTTTGACGATGGATGAATTGATGAATATCGCCCACCCCGAGGACCAGGCCGCGATCGCCCGCGCCTTCGAGGGGGTGCGTAACGGCGTCGCCCCGTACGACCTTGAGCACCGGATCCTGCGCCGGAGCGACGGGGCTGTCCGCACGGTCCACGCCCGCGGGCGGTTCGAATGCGATGCCGATGGCAAGGTGTTCAGGGTTTACGGGTTCGCCCAGGACATCACCGAACGCAAGAAGCTGGAAACCCAGTATCTGCACGCCCAGAAAATGGAATCGGTCGGCAGGCTGGCCGGCGGCGTGGCCCATGATTTCAACAACATCTTGACCGCCATCTCCGGCTTTGCCCATGTCACCCTGCGAAAGATGCCGGCGGAGTTGCCGCTGCGCAGCAACCTCGAGCAGATTCTCCTGGCCACGGACCGGGCGGCCTCATTGACCCGGGAGCTGCTGCTCTTCAGCCGCAAGCAGCCCAGCGAGCGCCGCACCCTGGACCTGAACGAGATCCTCGGCAAGGTAGAGGCGTTCCTGCAGCGGACCCTGGGCACCGACATCGACCTGCGCACCTTGCCACACGCCTCCCCCCTGCCGGTGCTGGCCGACAGCCACCAGTTGCAGCAAGTGCTGATGAACCTGGCGGTCAACGCCCGCGACGCCATGCCCCAAGGGGGCACCCTGACCATGCAGGCGAAAACGGTGGAGCTCGATGAGCAGTCGGCCCTCGCCCATGGCCAGGCCAAGCCAGGCGCTTATGCACTGCTCAGGGTCTCCGACACCGGCACCGGCATGGACCAAGCGACCCTGAAGCAGATTTTCGAGCCGTTTTTTACCAGCAAGGGCGTGGGGAAAGGGACCGGGCTGGGGCTCGCCGTAGCCTACGGCATCATCAAGCAGCACGAGGGATTTATCACTGCGGACAGCAAGCCCGGCCAAGGCAGCAGCTTCCACATCTACCTGCCCCTGACCACCCCTGCCGCAGCCTCGACCGAAACTCCCGAACCGGCGGAGGAGGAGATCCCGGGCGGGACGGAAACCCTCCTGCTCGCCGAGGATGACGAACTGGTCCGCGAGCTGGTGACCAGGGTCCTCGAGGACGCCGGTTACCAGGTCATCCCGGCAGTGGACGGCAGAGATGCGCTGCAAAAATTCGAGGAGTACGCCGATGCGATACAGTTGCTCCTGTTCGACCTGGTCATGCCGAACATGAACGGCGCCGAGGCCAGCGAACAGATCCGCCGCGGCCGCCCCGAGCTGAAAGTCATCTTCGCCAGCGGCTACGCGCCGGAGCAGGTCCAGCAGCAGGCCGCCATCGCGCCAGGCAGCCACTTCATCTTCAAGCCGGTGGCGCCGCTCGAACTGCTGCAGAAGGTGAGAAGCGTCCTCGATGGGGACACTTGA
- a CDS encoding EAL domain-containing protein produces the protein MISRYLASKRLLLALLAISLAFFLQLSRIHAGDRQVDGLDKVRLQIPWGYQFNYAGFVAAVEKGIYAREGLDVEIVSGTPNNQLVEDVVSGRTEFGVSNSALLVHRLLEMQPVVALAPLFQKSPNILIARQDSGIGTPHDLIQRRVMLAEGIVSSEILAMLANEGLGPNSLRRVTHSWNLQDLVDGKVDAMVAYLTDQPYRLAKLGVTPSIIRPQSYGVDFYGDILFTSENLLETHPELVAAFRRASLAGWNYALNHPEEIIDLLLSRYHTAKEGYDREFLRQEAEQITNLIIPDLVEIGHSNPGRWQQIAQTYRSLGIIPEDYTLDGFLYDPTPTRFNWHHWSIKLAAALIILASGGLWASSRVNRRLALEVSERKRIEQELLLHHHRLETLVKERTARITEQNVRLSLEIEERKNAQRNLLKNEEKLKHLAHHDPLTGLPNRILLRDRLEHALARAQRDGHRCALLFFDLDRFKMINDSMGHGFGDKVLKAVGRRLQGQVREADTLARIGGDEFVVLLEKVPTPDGATCLAQKIIENMSRPLELEAHSYYLSASIGIAFYPDDGGDAESLMKCADIAMYRAKGQGGNACTVYTPAMNTRAQELLELERDLRSSLEHDQFILHYQPQVDLATGRLVGMEALLRWQHPARGLVPPGDFIPLAEQTGLITSIGEWVLRTACRQNLAWQDQGLPPVRMAVNISPRQFYKGDLVAKVSSILEDTGMDPAQLELEITESMIMEEVETAVSTMHEISAMGIALAIDDFGSGYSSLAYLKRFPISRLKIDRAFVKDIPNDTNDAAIVSAAIAMANSLNLDTVAEGIESPEQNDFLRSQGCRLGQGYYFGRPVPAEQLAGAWDRGNPAPDRPAHLISGPHGSPDQAELTN, from the coding sequence ATGATTTCGCGGTACCTGGCCAGCAAACGATTGCTGCTGGCCCTTTTGGCAATTTCCCTCGCTTTTTTCCTGCAACTTTCCCGAATACATGCCGGCGACCGCCAAGTCGATGGACTGGATAAGGTTCGCCTACAGATTCCCTGGGGGTACCAGTTCAATTACGCAGGGTTTGTCGCTGCGGTTGAAAAGGGGATCTATGCCCGGGAGGGGCTCGACGTTGAAATCGTCAGCGGCACTCCCAACAACCAGTTGGTCGAGGACGTGGTTTCGGGCAGGACCGAATTCGGGGTTAGCAACTCGGCCCTGCTGGTGCATCGCCTGCTCGAAATGCAGCCGGTCGTGGCGCTGGCTCCCCTTTTCCAGAAATCGCCCAATATCCTGATCGCCCGTCAGGATTCGGGGATTGGCACTCCACATGATCTGATCCAACGCCGGGTAATGTTGGCAGAGGGAATTGTTTCCAGCGAAATCCTGGCCATGCTTGCAAATGAAGGATTGGGACCGAACAGCCTTCGCAGGGTCACGCACAGTTGGAACCTGCAGGACCTGGTGGACGGCAAAGTGGATGCGATGGTCGCCTACCTCACAGACCAGCCTTATAGACTGGCGAAGCTAGGGGTGACCCCCAGCATCATTCGGCCACAAAGTTATGGCGTCGACTTTTACGGGGATATCCTTTTCACTTCAGAAAATCTATTGGAAACGCATCCTGAACTGGTAGCTGCCTTTCGGCGGGCCAGCCTGGCAGGGTGGAATTATGCCCTGAACCATCCCGAAGAGATCATCGATCTACTCTTGAGCCGATACCATACCGCTAAAGAGGGATATGACCGGGAATTTTTGCGCCAGGAGGCTGAGCAGATCACCAACCTGATTATCCCCGACCTGGTCGAGATCGGCCACAGCAACCCGGGTCGGTGGCAACAGATTGCCCAAACCTATCGGAGCCTGGGCATCATCCCTGAAGACTACACCTTGGATGGTTTTTTATACGACCCAACGCCCACCCGCTTCAACTGGCACCACTGGTCGATCAAGTTGGCGGCGGCACTGATAATTTTGGCCAGCGGAGGGTTATGGGCCTCGTCGAGGGTAAATCGGCGCCTTGCCCTGGAAGTGTCGGAACGAAAAAGAATCGAACAGGAACTGTTGCTGCACCATCACCGCCTCGAAACCCTGGTCAAGGAACGGACAGCCCGCATAACCGAGCAGAATGTCCGCCTGAGCCTGGAAATCGAGGAGCGAAAAAATGCCCAACGCAATTTGTTGAAAAACGAGGAAAAACTTAAACACCTTGCCCACCACGATCCGCTGACCGGTCTGCCCAACCGCATCCTCCTTCGCGACCGACTGGAGCACGCCCTGGCTCGCGCCCAACGCGATGGTCATCGTTGCGCGTTGCTCTTCTTCGATCTCGATCGCTTCAAGATGATAAACGACAGCATGGGCCACGGATTCGGGGACAAAGTCCTGAAAGCAGTCGGCAGGCGGCTGCAGGGCCAGGTCAGGGAGGCGGACACCCTGGCCCGCATCGGCGGGGACGAGTTTGTTGTTTTGTTGGAAAAAGTACCTACGCCCGACGGGGCAACCTGCCTGGCACAAAAAATCATCGAGAACATGTCCCGCCCCCTCGAATTGGAGGCTCACTCCTATTACCTGTCTGCCAGTATCGGCATCGCCTTTTATCCCGATGACGGGGGAGATGCCGAGTCGTTGATGAAATGCGCAGACATCGCCATGTACCGGGCCAAGGGCCAGGGGGGAAACGCCTGCACCGTCTATACTCCCGCCATGAACACCCGCGCTCAGGAACTTCTCGAGTTGGAACGAGACCTGCGCTCAAGCCTGGAACACGACCAGTTCATTCTGCATTACCAACCGCAGGTGGATCTGGCCACCGGCAGGCTTGTCGGCATGGAGGCATTGCTGCGCTGGCAGCACCCGGCCAGAGGCTTGGTCCCGCCGGGAGATTTTATCCCCCTGGCCGAGCAAACCGGCTTGATTACCTCGATCGGCGAATGGGTGCTGCGCACGGCATGCCGCCAAAACTTGGCCTGGCAAGATCAGGGATTGCCCCCGGTGCGCATGGCGGTTAACATTTCTCCCCGCCAGTTTTACAAAGGCGACCTGGTGGCCAAAGTTTCCAGCATCCTTGAGGATACGGGAATGGATCCGGCCCAATTGGAGCTGGAGATAACCGAAAGCATGATCATGGAAGAGGTGGAAACTGCCGTTTCCACCATGCATGAGATTTCCGCGATGGGCATAGCTCTGGCCATTGACGACTTCGGCTCCGGGTATTCATCGCTCGCCTACCTGAAAAGGTTCCCCATCTCCAGACTGAAAATCGACCGCGCCTTCGTGAAGGATATCCCCAACGACACCAACGATGCTGCTATCGTATCGGCGGCAATTGCAATGGCCAACAGCCTGAACCTGGACACCGTTGCGGAGGGGATTGAAAGCCCTGAGCAAAATGACTTTCTCCGTTCGCAGGGTTGCCGTTTGGGCCAGGGGTATTACTTCGGCCGGCCCGTTCCAGCTGAACAATTGGCCGGCGCCTGGGACCGAGGAAATCCTGCTCCGGACCGGCCTGCCCATCTGATTTCAGGTCCGCACGGCTCTCCCGATCAAGCAGAACTAACCAACTGA
- a CDS encoding 5'-nucleotidase: MAVDFRESLVVGISSRALFDLETENALFEREGVDSYRAYQQQNERVVLKPGTAFHLVKALLALNGQDSQTRLVEVVVMSRNSPETGVRVLNSIEHHGLDISRAVFASGEPLHPYLEAFDVNLFLSKSAEDVQAAIDGGVAAAVICAPPQGYNPARGKIRIAFDGDSVLFSDESEQIFKERGLAAFQEHERANRDTPLPAGPFARLLQTLVFLQKKFPRDRCPVRLAVVTARCNPAHLRVIQTFRAWGVEVDEAFFLGGISKDKVLKAFNAHIFFDDQELHLESASKVVPSGKVPYRSGSPLNNLSNQPHPPAKPQAGGESGADRKGLVKTGKG, translated from the coding sequence ATGGCCGTTGATTTTCGCGAGAGTCTGGTGGTCGGCATTTCGTCGCGGGCCCTGTTCGACCTGGAAACCGAAAATGCCCTTTTCGAAAGGGAGGGCGTCGACAGCTACCGGGCGTACCAGCAGCAGAATGAAAGGGTCGTCCTCAAGCCCGGCACCGCCTTCCACCTGGTCAAGGCGCTGTTGGCCCTCAACGGACAGGACAGCCAAACCCGCCTGGTGGAGGTGGTGGTCATGTCGCGCAACAGCCCGGAAACCGGGGTGCGGGTGCTCAACTCCATCGAGCATCACGGCCTGGACATTTCGCGGGCGGTGTTCGCCAGCGGCGAGCCGCTGCACCCCTACCTGGAGGCCTTCGACGTGAATTTGTTTCTCTCCAAGTCCGCCGAGGACGTGCAGGCGGCCATCGACGGTGGGGTGGCGGCGGCGGTGATCTGCGCCCCGCCACAGGGCTACAACCCCGCCCGGGGGAAGATCCGCATCGCCTTCGACGGCGATTCGGTGCTGTTCTCCGACGAGTCGGAGCAGATCTTCAAGGAGCGCGGGCTGGCCGCCTTCCAGGAGCACGAACGGGCAAACCGGGATACGCCCCTGCCCGCAGGGCCTTTCGCCAGGCTGCTGCAGACCCTGGTGTTTCTGCAGAAAAAATTCCCCCGCGACCGCTGCCCGGTGCGCTTGGCCGTGGTCACCGCCCGCTGCAACCCGGCGCACCTGCGGGTCATCCAGACCTTCCGGGCCTGGGGCGTGGAGGTGGACGAGGCGTTTTTCCTCGGCGGGATCTCCAAGGACAAGGTGCTCAAGGCCTTCAACGCGCACATCTTCTTCGACGACCAGGAACTCCACCTGGAAAGCGCCTCGAAGGTGGTCCCCTCGGGCAAGGTCCCCTATCGCAGCGGCTCGCCCCTCAACAACCTGTCGAACCAGCCCCATCCGCCGGCCAAACCTCAGGCGGGGGGAGAGTCTGGAGCGGATCGCAAGGGGTTGGTCAAAACCGGAAAAGGATGA
- a CDS encoding TetR/AcrR family transcriptional regulator, with amino-acid sequence MTTRERILETAIELFNDQGTKAVTTNHIAAAMGISPGNLYYHFRNKESIIRAIFEQMHEVGTREYLAINAERGPGTAESMFETFVMIQRFNWRYRFFKRELTALVMSDPQLGELFLASHRTNLAMVDAALERSIHQGFLKPMEEEVRRLLAEQVWLVTLFWLNYLEVGGEQVTDASLIRGTDHLQLILEPYLSDAARMAVQENNKRGPTRH; translated from the coding sequence ATGACCACCCGGGAACGTATCCTCGAAACCGCCATCGAACTTTTCAACGACCAGGGGACCAAAGCCGTCACCACCAACCATATCGCGGCCGCCATGGGCATCAGCCCCGGCAACCTCTATTACCATTTCCGCAACAAGGAATCGATCATCCGGGCGATCTTCGAGCAGATGCACGAGGTGGGAACCCGCGAATATCTCGCCATTAACGCCGAGCGGGGCCCGGGTACGGCGGAAAGCATGTTCGAAACCTTTGTCATGATCCAGCGCTTCAACTGGCGTTACCGCTTCTTCAAGCGTGAACTGACCGCCCTGGTCATGAGCGACCCCCAGCTCGGAGAGCTGTTCCTGGCCTCGCACCGTACCAACCTGGCCATGGTCGATGCGGCCCTGGAACGCTCTATCCACCAGGGCTTCCTCAAACCGATGGAGGAGGAGGTGCGCAGGCTTCTCGCCGAACAGGTCTGGCTCGTCACCCTGTTCTGGCTGAACTACCTGGAGGTGGGGGGCGAGCAGGTCACTGACGCTTCATTGATCCGTGGAACCGACCATCTGCAACTCATTCTGGAGCCCTACCTGAGCGATGCGGCAAGGATGGCGGTGCAAGAAAACAACAAGAGGGGGCCTACTCGGCACTAA
- a CDS encoding cytochrome-c peroxidase has translation MYLKKNAIWLVALLLCMAVPALGATLDQKELLGKKLFDDLNLSLNANQSCAACHTGEVGWTGPHSEINAHGAVYEGSIPGAFGDRKPPSSGYATQAPLFHYSKQGGGLFVGGNFWDGRATGWKLGNPAADQAQGPFLNPKEQALPDAAAVMAKVCVADYADLFQQVWGLDPCDTGKTDLAYDYVGLAIAAYEASPEVNAFSSKFDLARRGKAKLNKQEQRGWALFMGKGKCHLCHVPSGKLPLFTDYTFDNLGIPKNPENPATLADPDFADPGLAGFLRALAAADNQGWRDMTYTTNVAKFSNQELLDLAAAHEGMHKVPTLRNVDKRPAEGFVKAFGHNGYFKSLKGIVHFYNTRDVLPRCQNPLTTEAEALAQNCWPAPEIANNVNTAELGNLGLSDEEEKALVAFMKTLSDGFGD, from the coding sequence ATGTACCTGAAAAAAAATGCTATCTGGCTGGTTGCGCTCCTGTTGTGCATGGCCGTACCGGCTCTGGGCGCCACCCTGGACCAGAAGGAATTGTTGGGCAAAAAATTGTTCGATGACCTGAACCTCTCGCTTAATGCCAACCAGTCTTGCGCCGCCTGCCACACCGGGGAGGTGGGCTGGACCGGTCCCCACAGCGAGATCAACGCCCACGGGGCGGTCTACGAGGGGTCGATTCCCGGCGCCTTCGGCGACCGCAAGCCGCCGAGCTCGGGCTACGCCACCCAGGCGCCCCTGTTCCATTATTCCAAGCAGGGGGGCGGCCTGTTCGTGGGGGGCAACTTCTGGGATGGCCGGGCCACCGGCTGGAAACTGGGCAACCCGGCCGCCGACCAGGCCCAGGGTCCGTTTCTGAATCCCAAGGAGCAGGCCCTGCCTGACGCGGCGGCGGTTATGGCCAAGGTCTGCGTCGCCGATTATGCGGACCTGTTCCAGCAGGTCTGGGGACTTGATCCCTGCGATACCGGAAAAACCGACCTGGCCTATGACTATGTGGGGCTGGCCATCGCCGCCTACGAGGCTTCGCCGGAGGTAAACGCCTTTTCCTCCAAGTTCGACCTGGCCCGGCGGGGGAAGGCCAAGCTGAACAAACAGGAGCAGCGGGGCTGGGCATTGTTCATGGGCAAGGGCAAGTGTCACCTCTGCCATGTGCCCAGCGGCAAGCTGCCGCTGTTTACCGATTACACTTTTGACAACCTGGGGATTCCCAAGAATCCCGAAAATCCTGCCACGCTGGCCGATCCTGATTTCGCCGACCCGGGTCTCGCCGGGTTCCTGCGGGCGCTGGCCGCTGCCGACAACCAGGGCTGGCGCGATATGACCTATACGACCAACGTGGCCAAGTTCAGCAACCAGGAATTGCTCGACCTGGCCGCAGCCCACGAGGGGATGCACAAGGTGCCGACCCTGCGCAACGTGGATAAGCGTCCCGCGGAGGGGTTCGTGAAGGCCTTCGGGCACAACGGCTACTTCAAGTCGCTCAAGGGGATCGTGCACTTCTACAACACCCGCGACGTTCTGCCCAGATGCCAGAACCCGCTGACCACCGAGGCCGAGGCACTGGCGCAAAACTGCTGGCCGGCTCCGGAGATAGCCAACAACGTCAATACGGCGGAGTTGGGGAACCTGGGGCTGAGTGATGAGGAAGAAAAAGCCCTGGTGGCATTCATGAAGACGCTTTCGGACGGTTTCGGGGACTAG